The genomic interval AGCTCGGCACGGTGCAGGTGCGCGTGCGCATCCTGCCGGACGAGCGGCTGGAGATCGCCGTCAAGGATCACGGCATCGGCATCGCCGACGTGGCGCAGGCGCGCACGCCGCTGTATACCACCGGCGGGGAAGAACGCAGCGGCATGGGCTTTACGATCATGGAGAGCTTCATGGACACGCTGCGGGTCAAGTCTGTGCCCGGCCGCGGCACGACCGTGACGATGTGCCGCCGCATCCGCCGCCGCGCATGATCGCCGAGGAGACGCGCGACCTGCTCCGGCGCGCCCAGGCTGGGGACGCCGCAGCGGCAGAGCAGATGGTCACGGAAAACACCGGCCTGATCTGGAGCGTGGCGCGGCGGTTTTTCGGCCGCGGCGTCGAGCCGGACGACCTGTACCAGCTCGGCTGTGTTGGCTTTCTGAAGGCCATGCAGG from Clostridiales bacterium carries:
- the spoIIAB gene encoding anti-sigma F factor; this translates as MKLEFPARSVNEGFARAAVAAFAAQLDPTLAEIGDIKTAVSEAVTNAVVHAYPDKLGTVQVRVRILPDERLEIAVKDHGIGIADVAQARTPLYTTGGEERSGMGFTIMESFMDTLRVKSVPGRGTTVTMCRRIRRRA